A single genomic interval of Melanotaenia boesemani isolate fMelBoe1 chromosome 4, fMelBoe1.pri, whole genome shotgun sequence harbors:
- the LOC121637877 gene encoding CMRF35-like molecule 3 has product MFKICMCTCLLLGLTIVEMKVLKVTGHVGEKVTFKCCNWKTWTEIRTNVKYLCEKPCKQDKHIIIKAALSMTENKDRIQITNVADCLFVTFMDLKLSDSKTYYCGVERFIWDSFIEVNLQVIDGPITSVKITTAGLTSSFPVTTTSTMSSRLDMTTNSALSYSTLHDTTTATAVKGAGSVPYLIVGFIVTIVSLIVLLQLMRTMKRQHKVVGGSLDNPQDNTDVDSDYENTRREDQQTESQTLPLTPVHLSTTNADTVLESLYENHSFPMYEVVSKGESAASIVPDPLDNMIYSLVQQPKEKNEDI; this is encoded by the exons atgtttaaaatctgtATGTGTACTTGTCTTCTCCTCG GTTTGACGATTGTGGAGATGAAGGTTCTCAAAGTAACGGGCCATGTTGGGGAAAAGGTGACATTTAAATGTTGTAACTGGAAAACTTGGACGGAAATACGAACTAATGTTAAGTATCTTTGTGAAAAACCATGCAAACAAGACAAGCACATCATCATCAAAGCTGCACTTAGTATGACTGAGAATAAGGACAGAATACAGATAACAAACGTAGCTGATTGTTTGTTCGTGACTTTCATGGATCTCAAATTGTCAGACTCCAAAACATATTATTGTGGAGTGGAGCGATTTATCTGGGATTCATTTATAGAGGTGAATCTTCAAGTTATTGATG GTCCGATAACCTCTGTTAAAATAACTACAGCTGGGTTGACATCATCATTTCCTGTGACAACAACGAGCACCATGTCCTCAAGGTTGGATATGACTACAAATTCAGCTTTGTCATACAGCACCCTTCATGACACAACTACAGCAACTGCAGTGAAAGGAGCCG GAAGTGTACCGTACCTGATTGTAGGTTTCATTGTGACGATAGTTTCACTGATTGTCCTGTTGCAGCTTATGAGGACTATGAAGAGACAACATA AAGTGGTTGGAGGTTCTCTTGATAATCCACAAGACAATACAGATGTT GATTCTGATTATGAGAACACCAGACGTGAAGACCAGCAAACTGAAAGCCAAACTCTGCCTTTGACACCAGTCCACCTCTCTACTACCAACGCTGACACTGTCTTAGAAAGTCTCTATGAAAATCATTCCTTTC CTATGTATGAAGTTGTTTCAAAAGGTGAATCTGCAGCAAGTATAGTCCCAGATCCTTTAGATAACATGATATATTCTCTTGTTCAACAACCCAAAGAGAAGAATGAAGACATTTGA